A section of the Kiritimatiellia bacterium genome encodes:
- a CDS encoding GtrA family protein has product MIPPDLLELAAQFLRYAVCGFIATATDAAVFYLLALRVWPALRADDPVVRRWRLQVRPVEERQRAARFLLNNAVAFIASNLVGYALNTAFVFTRGRHPRALEIALFFAVSAASMAAGSFTGWALIRGAGWGTTPAYAAKIAASLLMNFAGRKWIVFLR; this is encoded by the coding sequence ATGATCCCGCCCGATCTTCTGGAGCTGGCCGCGCAGTTTCTCCGCTACGCGGTCTGCGGCTTTATCGCCACCGCGACCGATGCCGCTGTTTTCTACCTGCTGGCGCTGCGGGTATGGCCGGCGCTGCGCGCCGATGATCCCGTGGTGCGCCGCTGGCGGCTGCAGGTGCGGCCGGTGGAGGAGCGCCAGCGCGCGGCGCGCTTTCTTCTGAACAACGCGGTCGCGTTCATCGCCTCCAACCTCGTCGGCTACGCGCTGAACACCGCGTTCGTGTTCACCAGGGGCCGGCACCCACGCGCGCTGGAAATCGCGCTCTTCTTCGCCGTTTCCGCCGCCTCAATGGCCGCCGGTTCGTTCACTGGCTGGGCGCTGATCCGCGGTGCGGGCTGGGGCACCACACCGGCCTACGCGGCGAAAATCGCGGCGTCGCTGCTGATGAACTTTGCGGGTCGCAAATGGATCGTGTTTCTCCGCTGA